Proteins from a genomic interval of Rattus norvegicus strain BN/NHsdMcwi chromosome 2, GRCr8, whole genome shotgun sequence:
- the Kcna10 gene encoding potassium voltage-gated channel subfamily A member 10, producing the protein MDVCSWREMEVALVNFDNSDEIHEEPGYATDFDPTSSKGRPGSSPFSNWKVLISDNISHETAFSKIPGEYVDPPGSEPVVLNEGNQRVIINIAGLRFETQLRTLNQFPETLLGDREKRMQFFDSMRNEYFFDRNRPSFDGILYYYQSGGKIRRPANVPIDVFADEISFYELGSEAMDQFREDEGFIKDPETLLPTNDFHRQFWLLFEYPESSSAARGVAVVSVLVVVISITIFCLETLPEFREDRELKVVRDPTINTNKTGLSQTMFTDPFFMVESTCIVWFTFELVLRFVVCPSKPDFFKNIMNIIDIISIIPYFATLITELVQETEPSAQQNMSLAILRIIRLVRVFRIFKLSRHSKGLQILGQTLKASMRELGLLIFFLFIGVILFSSAVYFAEVDEPESHFSSIPDGFWWAVVTMTTVGYGDMCPTTPGGKIVGTLCAIAGVLTIALPVPVIVSNFNYFYHRETENEEKPNIPGELDKILNSMGSRTGSTESLNKTNSSRSAEKSRK; encoded by the coding sequence ATGGATGTGTGTAGCTGGAGAGAAATGGAAGTTGCTCTGGTCAATTTTGATAACTCAGATGAAATCCATGAAGAGCCAGGCTATGCCACAGACTTTGACCCAACCAGCTCAAAAGGCCGACCTGGTAGCAGTCCTTTTTCCAACTGGAAAGTCCTTATCAGTGATAATATCAGCCATGAAACTGCCTTCTCCAAGATCCCAGGAGAGTATGTGGATCCCCCAGGGTCTGAGCCAGTGGTCTTGAATGAGGGAAACCAAAGGGTCATCATCAACATTGCTGGGCTGAGGTTTGAGACTCAGCTCAGAACTCTCAATCAATTCCCAGAGACACTCTTGGGAGACCGGGAGAAAAGGATGCAATTTTTTGACTCCATGAGAAATGAGTATTTCTTTGATAGAAACAGACCTAGTTTTGATGGAATCTTATATTATTACCAGTCTGGTGGGAAAATACGGCGGCCAGCCAATGTGCCTATTGATGTTTTCGCTGATGAGATCTCTTTCTATGAACTGGGTAGCGAGGCCATGGACCAGTTCCGGGAGGATGAAGGCTTCATTAAGGACCCTGAAACACTGCTGCCCACCAATGACTTTCACCGGCAATTCTGGCTTCTCTTCGAGTACCCTGAGAGCTCCAGTGCAGCTCGAGGTGTGGCTGTGGTCTCGGTTTTGGTTGTAGTCATCTCCATCACCATCTTCTGCCTGGAGACACTCCCGGAGTTCCGAGAGGACAGGGAGCTGAAGGTGGTCAGAGACCCCACCATCAATACAAACAAAACAGGCCTCTCCCAGACCATGTTCACTGATCCTTTCTTCATGGTGGAGTCCACCTGCATTGTGTGGTTCACCTTTGAGCTGGTGCTCCGGTTTGTGGTCTGCCCCAGCAAGCCTGACTTCTTCAAGAACATCATGAACATCATCGACATCATCTCCATCATCCCCTACTTTGCGACCCTCATAACAGAGCTAGTACAGGAGACCGAGCCAAGCGCCCAGCAGAATATGTCCCTCGCCATCCTGAGGATCATCCGTCTGGTGAGGGTCTTCCGCATCTTCAAGCTCTCCCGACACTCTAAAGGGCTGCAAATCCTGGGGCAGACGCTGAAGGCTTCCATGAGGGAGCTGGGGCtactcatcttcttcctcttcattggGGTCATTCTTTTCTCCAGTGCAGTCTACTTTGCTGAAGTGGATGAGCCAGAGTCCCATTTCTCTAGCATTCCTGATGGCTTCTGGTGGGCTGTGGTCACCATGACAACTGTAGGCTATGGTGACATGTGCCCGACCACCCCAGGAGGGAAGATTGTGGGTACACTGTGTGCCATTGCCGGTGTCCTCACTATTGCCCTCCCTGTGCCTGTCATTGTCTCCAATTTCAACTACTTCTACCACCGTGAGACTGAGAATGAGGAGAAGCCAAACATCCCAGGAGAACTTGACAAAATCCTCAACAGCATGGGTTCCAGAACGGGGAGCACTGAGTCTCTTAACAAGACCAATAGCAGCCGTTCTGCAGAGAAGTCCAGGAAGTGA